Proteins from a genomic interval of Oncorhynchus clarkii lewisi isolate Uvic-CL-2024 chromosome 15, UVic_Ocla_1.0, whole genome shotgun sequence:
- the LOC139367064 gene encoding myosin-7-like, producing MGDSLMAEFGVAASFLRKSDKERMECQTRPFDIKRECYVPDPEVEYVKAIITSRDGAKVTADTEFGKTVTVKEDDVHPQNPPKFDKIEDMAMFTFLHEPAVLFNLKERYAAWMIYTYSGLFCVTVNPYKWLPVYDQSVVNAYRGKKRSEAPPHIFSISDNAYQYMLSDRENQSVLITGESGAGKTVNTKRVIQYFASIAAVSGKKSVSEEKKGTLEDQIIQANPALEAFGNAKTIRNDNSSRFGKFIRIHFGVTGKLSSADIETYLLEKSRVTFQLKAERDYHIFYQILSQQKPELLEMLLITSNPYDYAFISQGEIAVTSINDSDELMATDDAFDVLGFSQEEKNGMYKLVGAIMHYGNMKFKNKQREEQAEADGTEDLDKAAYLMCLNSADLVKGLCNPRVKVGNEWVTKGQNVNQVYYSIGALAKKIYENMFLWMVIRINLTLDTKNARQHYIGVLDIAGFEIFEFNTFEQLCINFTNEKLQQFFNHHMFVLEQEEYKKEGIVWEFIDFGMDLAACIDLIERPMGIMSILEEECMFPKASDNTFKAKLYDTHLGKNACFQKPRIVKGKPEAHFSMVHYAGIVDYNIGNWLVKNKDPLNETVVGLFQKSSLKFLANLFANYAGAEGAPEEKAAGGKKKKGSSFQTVSALHRENLGKLMTNLRSTHPHFVRCIIPNETKTPGAMENPLVMHQLRCNGVLEGIRICRKGFPNRILYADFKQRYRILNPNAIPEGQFMDNMKASEKLLGSLDIDHTQYRLGHTKVFFKAGLLGLLEEMRDDRLALIITAFQARSRGLLARIEFQKMVDRRDALLVIQWNIRAFMGVKNWPWMKLYFKIKPLLKSAETEKEMANMKEEFLKLKEAYAKSEARRKELEEKMVSLLQEKNDLQLAVQTQEDTIVDAEERCEGLIKSKIQLEAKAKELTERLEDEEEMNSELTAKKRKLEDECSELKKDIDDLELTLAKVEKEKHATENKVKNLTEEMAALDEIIAKLTKEKKALQEAHQQTLDDLQSEEDKVNTLTKAKAKLEQQVDDLEGSLEQEKKVRMDLERAKRKLEGDLKLTQESLMDLENDKQQLEERMKKKDFEMSQLNSKIEDEQALGAQLQKKLKELQARIEELEEELEAERAARAKVEKQRADLARELEEISERLEEAGGATAAQIEMNKKREAEFQKVRRDLEEATLQHEATAATLRKKNADSVADLGEQIDNLQRVKQKLEKEKSELRLELDDVVSNMEQMVKSKTNFEKMCRTLEDQMSEYRTKAEEGQRSINDFTMQKAKLQTENGELARQLEEKDSLVSQLTRGKQSNVQQIEDLKRQLEEEVKAKNALAHAVQSARHDSDLLREQYEEEQEAKSELQRGMSKANAEVAQWRTKYETDAIQKTEELEDAKKKLAQRLQDAEEAVEAVNAKCSSLEKTKHRLQNEIEDLMVDVERSNAAAASLDKKQRNFDKVLAEWKQKFEESQTELESSQKEARSLSTELFKLKNSYEESLDHLETMKRENKNLQEEISDLTEQLGEGGKSIHELEKIRKQLEQEKSEIQSALEEAEASLEHEEGKILRAQLEFNQVKADIERKLVEKDEEMEMNKRNQQRVVDTLQSSLESETRSRNEALRLKKKMEGDLNEMEIQLSQANRQASEAQKQLKGLHSHLKDSQLQLDDALRSNDDLKENIAIVERRNNLMQAELDELRALVEQTERGRKLAEQELLDVSERVQLLHSQNTSLLSQKKKLESDTSQLQNEVEEAVQECRNAEEKAKKAITDAAMMAEELKKEQDTSAHLERMKKNMEQTIKDLQHRLDEAEQIAMKGGKKQIQKLEARVRELETEVELEQRRSSDSVKGVRKYERRVKELTYQTEEDRKNLSRLQDLVDKLQLKVKSYKRTSEEAEEQANSNLGKFRKIQHELDEAEERADIAESQVNKMRAKSRDAGSKKGKDEE from the exons ATGGGGGACAGTTTGATGGCAGAGTTTGGCGTCGCAGCTTCCTTTCTGCGTAAATCTGACAAGGAGCGTATGGAATGCCAGACTAGACCCTTTGACATAAAGAGAGAGTGCTATGTGCCTGACCCTGAGGTAGAATACGTCAAGGCCATAATCACCAGCAGAGATGGGGCTAAAGTCACCGCTGATACTGAGTTTGGAAAG ACTGTTACTGTGAAGGAGGATGATGTCCACCCCCAGAACCCGCCAAAGTTTGATAAAATTGAGGACATGGCGATGTTCACCTTCCTGCACGAGCCCGCTGTGCTGTTTAACCTCAAAGAGCGTTACGCAGCCTGGATGATCTAC ACCTACTCAGGACTGTTCTGTGTCACTGTCAACCCATACAAGTGGCTGCCAGTGTACGATCAGTCTGTTGTCAATGCATACAGAGGCAAGAAGAGGAGTGAAGCCCCACCTCACATCTTCTCCATTTCTGACAATGCTTACCAGTACATGTTGTCAG ACAGGGAAAATCAGTCTGTCCTTATCAC TGGAGAATCCGGTGCTGGAAAGACTGTTAACACCAAGAGAGTCATCCAGTACTTCGCCAGCATTGCTGCTGTTAGTGGAAAGAAAAGTGTATCAGAAGAAAAAAAG GGGACCCTGGAGGATCAAATCATCCAGGCCAATCCTGCCCTGGAGGCTTTTGGTAATGCCAAGACCATCAGGAATGACAACTCCTCCCGATTC GGTAAATTCATCCGaattcattttggagtcactggGAAGCTTTCATCTGCTGACATTGAGACTT ATCTTCTGGAGAAGTCACGTGTCACTTTCCAGCTCAAGGCTGAGAGAGACTATCACATCTTCTATCAGATCCTGTCCCAACAGAAACCAGAACTTCTGG AGATGCTACTCATCACAAGCAATCCCTATGACTATGCCTTCATCTCCCAAGGAGAGATTGCTGTAACTTCCATTAATGATTCAGATGAGCTAATGGCTACTGAT GATGCCTTTGATGTGCTGGGCTTCTCCCAAGAGGAGAAGAATGGCATGTATAAGCTGGTTGGTGCAATCATGCACTACGGCAACATGAAGTTCAAGAATAAACAGCGGGAGGAGCAAGCAGAGGCAGATGGCACTGAGG ATCTTGACAAAGCTGCATATCTGATGTGTCTGAACTCTGCTGACCTGGTCAAGGGGCTGTGTAACCCAAGGGTCAAAGTAGGAAATGAGTGGGTCACCAAAGGTCAGAATGTCAACCAG GTGTACTACTCTATTGGTGCACTGGCAAAGAAAATTTATGAGAACATGTTCCTTTGGATGGTGATAAGAATAAACCTTACTCTGGACACTAAGAACGCTCGTCAGCACTACATTGGTGTACTGGACATTGCTGGCTTTGAGATCTTTGAG TTCAACACCTTTGAGCAGCTGTGCATCAACTTCACTAATGAGAAGCTGCAGCAGTTCTTCAACCACCACATGTTTGTGCTGGAGCAGGAAGAGTATAAGAAAGAGGGCATCGTCTGGGAGTTCATTGACTTTGGCATGGACTTGGCTGCCTGCATTGACCTCATTGAAAGG CCCATGGGTATCATGTCCATCCTTGAAGAGGAGTGCATGTTCCCTAAGGCCAGTGATAATACATTCAAAGCTAAGCTGTATGATACGCATCTGGGCAAAAATGCATGCTTCCAGAAGCCTAGGATTGTTAAGGGTAAACCAGAGGCCCATTTCTCCATGGTTCACTATGCTGGCATTGTTGACTACAACATTGGTAACTGGCTGGTGAAGAACAAGGACCCCCTGAATGAGACTGTGGTCGGACTGTTCCAGAAGTCAAGTCTTAAGTTCCTGGCAAACCTGTTTGCAAACTATGCTGGTGCAGAAGGAG CACCTGAAGAAAAAGCGGCTGGAGGAAAAAAGAAGAAAGGCTCTTCCTTCCAGACTGTGTCTGCATTGCACAGG GAGAACTTGGGTAAACTCATGACCAACTTGAGGTCTACTCACCCCCACTTTGTGCGTTGCATCATCCCCAATGAGACCAAGACTCCTGGGGCCATGGAGAATCCTCTGGTCATGCACCAGCTGCGCTGTAACGGTGTGCTGGAAGGCATCAGGATCTGCAGAAAGGGCTTCCCCAACAGAATCCTGTATGCTGACTTCAAACAAAG ATACCGCATCCTCAATCCAAATGCTATCCCTGAGGGTCAGTTCATGGACAACATGAAGGCATCAGAAAAACTGTTGGGCTCTTTGGATATTGACCACACCCAGTACAGATTAGGACACACGAAG GTGTTCTTCAAGGCTGGTCTCCTGGGCCTACTTGAGGAGATGAGAGACGATCGTCTCGCTCTTATCATCACTGCATTCCAGGCCAGATCACGTGGTCTACTTGCTAGAATTGAGTTCCAGAAAATGGTTGACCGCAG GGATGCCTTGCTTGTGATCCAATGGAACATTCGTGCCTTCATGGGTGTCAAGAATTGGCCCTGGATGAAGCTGTACTTCAAGATCAAACCTCTGCTGAAGTCAGCAGAGACTGAGAAGGAGATGGCCAACATGAAGGAAGAATTCCTGAAGCTTAAAGAGGCTTATGCTAAATCTGAAGCTCGTAGAAAGGAGCTGGAAGAGAAGATGGTCTCCCTTCTCCAAGAGAAGAACGACCTGCAGCTCGCTGTCCAAACT CAAGAAGACACTATTGTTGATGCTGAAGAGAGATGTGAGGGTCTGATCAAAAGCAAAATCCAGCTTGAGGCCAAAGCAAAAGAGCtgacagaacgactggaggatgaggaggagatgaaTTCAGAGCTAACTGCTAAGAAGAGGAAGCTGGAGGATGAGTGTTCAGAACTCAAGAAGGACATTGATGATCTGGAGCTCACTCTGGCTAAAGTGGAGAAGGAAAAGCATGCCACAGAGAACAAG GTTAAAAACCTTACTGAGGAGATGGCAGCTCTGGACGAAATCATTGCCAAGCTGACCAAGGAGAAGAAGGCTCTGCAAGAGGCTCATCAACAAACGCTGGATGACCTGCAGAGTGAGGAGGACAAAGTCAACACGCTGACCAAGGCCAAAGCCAAACTGGAACAGCAAGTTGATGAT CTTGAAGGGTCTCTGGAGCAAGAGAAGAAGGTGAGAATGGACCTTGAGAGAGCCAAGAGAAAGCTGGAGGGAGATTTAAAGTTGACCCAGGAGAGCCTAATGGACCTGGAGAATGACAAGCAGCAGCTGGAGGAGAGAATGAAGAA GAAGGACTTTGAGATGAGTCAACTCAACAGCAAGATTGAGGATGAGCAGGCTTTGGGTGCCCAGCTTCAGAAGAAACTGAAGGAGCTGCAG GCCCGCATTGAGGAATTAGAGGAAGAGCTGGAGGCTGAAAGAGCTGCCCGTGCCAAGGTGGAGAAACAGAGGGCAGACTTGGCCAGAGAGCTAGAAGAGATCAGTGAGAGGCTGGAGGAGGCTGGTGGAGCCACTGCTGCCCAGATTGAGATGAACAAGAAGAGGGAGGCTGAGTTCCAGAAGGTGCGCAGAGACCTTGAAGAGGCTACCCTGCAGCATGAGGCTACAGCTGCCACTCTGAGGAAGAAAAATGCTGACAGTGTAGCTGACCTGGGAGAACAGATTGACAACCTTCAGAGAGTGAAGCAGAAGCTGGAGAAAGAGAAGAGTGAGCTCAGGTTGGAGCTGGATGATGTGGTCTCCAACATGGAGCAGATGGTGAAGTCCAAA ACAAACTTCGAGAAAATGTGTCGCACTCTGGAGGACCAGATGAGTGAATACAGGACAAAAGCTGAGGAAGGACAGCGATCCATCAATGATTTTACCATGCAGAAAGCAAAGCTTCAAACTGAGAATG GTGAACTTGCTAGACAGTTGGAGGAGAAAGACTCTCTGGTCTCTCAACTGACCAGAGGTAAGCAGTCCAACGTTCAGCAGATTGAAGACCTAAAGAGACAATTGGAGGAGGAAGTCAAG GCCAAGAACGCACTTGCCCATGCAGTGCAGTCTGCTCGCCATGACTCTGATCTGTTGAGGGAGCAGtatgaggaggagcaggaggccaAGTCTGAGCTGCAGCGTGGCATGTCCAAGGCTAATGCTGAGGTGGCTCAGTGGAGAACCAAGTATGAAACTGATGCCATCCAGAAGACTGAGGAGCTTGAGGACGCAAA GAAGAAGCTGGCTCAGCGTCTGCAGGATGCAGAGGAAGCTGTGGAAGCTGTAAATGCTAAATGTTCATCTCTAGAGAAGACTAAACACAGACTCCAGAATGAGATTGAAGATCTCATGGTGGATGTGGAGAGATCTAATGCAGCTGCTGCCTCTCTGGACAAGAAGCAAAGGAACTTTGACAAG GTCCTAGCTGAGTGGAAGCAGAAGTTTGAGGAGTCTCAGACTGAGCTGGAGAGCTCCCAGAAAGAGGCCAGATCTCTCAGCACTGAGCTCTTCAAACTCAAGAACTCTTATGAGGAGTCTCTGGATCATCTTGAGACCATGAAGAGGGAGAACAAGAACCTCCAAG AGGAAATTTCTGACCTGACTGAGCAGCTTGGTGAAGGAGGAAAGAGCATCCATGAACTGGAGAAGATCCGTAAACAGCTGGAGCAGGAGAAGTCTGAGATACAGTCTGCTCTAGAGGAAGCTGAG GCCTCCCTAGAGCATGAGGAAGGGAAGATCCTGAGAGCTCAGCTGGAGTTCAATCAGGTGAAAGCTGACATTGAACGGAAGCTGGTAGAGAAGGATGAGGAAATGGAGATGAATAAGAGGAACCAGCAGAGAGTTGTGGATACCCTGCAAAGCTCCCTGGAGTCAGAGACTCGCAGCAGGAATGAAGCTCTCAGGctgaagaagaagatggagggagatctCAATGAGATGGAGATCCAGCTCAGCCAGGCCAACAGGCAGGCATCAGAGGCCCAGAAGCAACTTAAGGGTCTCCATTCCCATCTGAAG GATTCTCAACTGCAGTTGGATGATGCTCTTCGTAGCAATGATGACCTGAAGGAGAACATTGCCATTGTGGAGAGACGGAACAACCTGATGCAGGCTGAACTGGATGAGCTGAGAGCCCTGGTGGAGCAGACTGAGAGAGGCCGCAAACTGGCTGAGCAGGAACTGCTGGATGTTAGTGAGAGAGTTCAGCTGCTCCACTCACAG aACACCAGCCTACTGAGCCAGAAGAAGAAGCTAGAGAGCGACACATCCCAGCTTCAGAATGAAGTGGAGGAGGCTGTGCAGGAGTGTAGAAATGCTGAGGAAAAGGCCAAGAAGGCCATTACTGATGCTGCCATGATGGCAGAAGAGCTGAAGAAGGAGCAGGACACCAGTGCTCACCTGGAGCGCATGAAAAAGAACATGGAGCAGACCATCAAGGACCTGCAGCACCGCCTGGATGAAGCTGAACAAATCGCCATGAAGGGTGGCAAGAAGCAGATCCAGAAGCTGGAGGCCAGA gtgagagagctagagactGAAGTGGAACTAGAGCAAAGGAGGAGCAGTGATTCTGTGAAAGGAGTCCGTAAATATGAGAGACGCGTCAAGGAGCTCACATACCAG ACTGAGGAAGACCGTAAGAATTTGAGCCGCCTGCAGGACCTGGTGGACAAACTGCAGCTGAAGGTCAAATCCTAC